Proteins co-encoded in one Dyella japonica A8 genomic window:
- a CDS encoding pilus assembly PilX family protein gives MTCAFTKSAGTVRGGVGAPSGPSRQRGVALMVAMILMIVITLLGFAAVRGTLMQQKMSANMYDRQIAFQNAEAAMRAAQARIAANPGDIARNCQAGGVVCPANPFNDPNLPADKVFTVPVDQYKAGDLASGQPQYVVENMGTWQDPNSSTGFNQSANAHNYGAQGLSTTVMYYRVTARSDSPGNAGGRAIVTLQAMIKQG, from the coding sequence GGCCCCTCGCGCCAGCGCGGCGTGGCGTTGATGGTGGCGATGATCCTGATGATCGTGATCACCTTGCTTGGCTTCGCCGCGGTGCGCGGCACGCTGATGCAGCAGAAGATGTCGGCCAACATGTACGACCGGCAGATCGCCTTCCAGAACGCGGAGGCAGCCATGCGTGCGGCGCAGGCGCGCATCGCCGCCAACCCGGGCGACATCGCGCGCAACTGCCAGGCCGGTGGCGTGGTGTGTCCGGCCAATCCGTTCAACGATCCCAACCTGCCGGCGGACAAGGTGTTCACGGTGCCGGTGGACCAGTACAAGGCGGGTGACCTCGCATCGGGCCAGCCGCAGTACGTGGTCGAGAACATGGGCACTTGGCAGGACCCCAATTCCAGCACCGGCTTCAACCAGAGCGCCAACGCCCACAACTACGGCGCACAGGGCCTTTCCACCACGGTGATGTATTACCGCGTGACCGCGCGCAGCGATTCGCCCGGTAATGCGGGCGGGCGCGCGATCGTGACGCTGCAAGCCATGATCAAGCAGGGTTGA
- a CDS encoding pilus assembly protein: MSTPTRLRGRAAGFLRRLLCTGVLVCGLGMASEPAHAAGTAVTIDTAPLIIQAALPPNIMLMLDDSGSMAWDFMPDWKYLGNTTVDGLRNASINGVYYNPKVTYTPPPQALGGTNLYNASPDIVGAYKDGFLDTSTTDVRSYSSPSANNRYAYYTQLTLTTKKTYAPTCPSDYTLGKGSSGSNYQCIKNSDASKTSTPTCASGDTLVSSQSQCQAAQLNYFTYTTGSVGSFVSHYVGADGDCQYLSTSQQAVCDHSAATRQNVANWFSYYRTRILMAKSGLMSAFATIDPKYRVGFASINNRNTTDINATGHTSTIGNYTLAQVQPFGDGKASTQRANFWTWVNDIQPNNSTPLRVALDAVGQYYQSDQPWLTDPLSSSSGELACRASYTILTTDGFWNEDDSLVSGIGDVDGVAGKTVTGPNQQSYTYVPVLPYADSPNTTNSTTVTSTYAATPTCDSGFTYSSATDQCTRKNNTPRTPTWTCSNKSDSLDLTARMCTHKTTVPPVTYSNTLSDVAMKYWRTDLRPNTKNEVPVNAEDNAFWQHMTTFTLGLGFQPLYADQVTPIPMADVFKWAHGDATKAISGFAWPQPTGDSINNIADLAHAAVNGHGGFYSATSPESFADGLKDALKRAAQRTGTGASLAANSTQLQTGTVAYQANYYTASWKGDLKALAIDATSGAIAATPSWSAANKMPAASARTIYTYNPASASTAAPSAVAFKVDGSGNLPALSSTQLAALGGDTASQAAMINYLRGDSSKEVANGGSYRSRDTSLGDIVNSQPVYVGAPSPNQFNNQTFSGSTTFSTYASDQKNRAGLIYVAANDGMLHAFNAGTGIEAYAYLPGAVIANGSTKGISDLANTDYGTTLALPHQFFNDGELTVADVYSATGNGTWKTVLVGTTGRGQARAVYAFDVTDPANIQFLWERSASDGNADGNSKYIGQMTGKPVIAQTSPGVWSVLMGNGYNSAGGVAALLQFNVFSGALSVHQTTDTTGLAAPAVWISNATSGISDMAYAGDLNGNVWSFALNTGPTNYTASPNTSGTLLFTAKDANNVVQPITGGLLVGKNPQTQDVWVFFGTGQYLTNADLSNLNPQSWYGLIVKSGGTNKSIDQQAKQDRSSLVQRYITTETTTTDAAGVTTSVARTVTTTGEAASMTGKSGWYMNLLQPSGSGTSTTYKKQGERMVTPNQFQGNLLLGTTRIPQASDLCDPSGTGWVMAVDPFTGTNPQSNFFDINGDGQINAGDAVNGKPAGGMAFSSLPNNPIFVGGNMLMSFDNGTTGSIKTSSSGAGMTRVSWRELINQ, translated from the coding sequence ATGAGCACGCCAACCCGACTGCGCGGCAGGGCCGCCGGTTTTCTCCGCAGGCTGCTGTGCACCGGCGTGCTGGTGTGCGGTCTTGGCATGGCCAGCGAACCGGCGCACGCTGCCGGCACGGCGGTCACCATCGACACGGCGCCGCTGATCATCCAGGCCGCGCTGCCGCCCAACATCATGCTGATGCTCGACGACTCGGGCTCCATGGCGTGGGACTTCATGCCTGACTGGAAATACCTGGGCAACACCACCGTCGATGGCTTGCGCAACGCCAGTATCAACGGCGTTTACTACAACCCGAAGGTGACCTATACACCGCCGCCGCAGGCACTGGGTGGGACGAACCTGTACAACGCATCGCCGGATATCGTCGGTGCCTACAAGGACGGCTTCCTCGACACCTCCACGACGGACGTCCGTTCGTACTCGTCGCCCAGCGCCAACAACCGGTACGCCTACTACACCCAGCTGACGCTGACGACCAAGAAGACCTACGCGCCCACATGCCCGTCGGACTATACGCTGGGCAAGGGTAGTTCGGGTTCGAACTATCAGTGCATCAAAAACTCCGATGCCAGCAAGACCTCCACGCCGACCTGTGCTTCCGGCGATACGCTGGTGTCCAGCCAGTCCCAGTGCCAGGCCGCCCAGCTCAACTACTTCACCTACACCACGGGCAGCGTGGGCAGCTTCGTAAGCCACTACGTCGGCGCGGACGGCGATTGCCAGTACCTGAGCACCAGCCAGCAGGCCGTATGCGACCACTCCGCCGCCACCCGGCAGAACGTGGCCAACTGGTTCTCGTACTACCGCACACGCATCCTGATGGCCAAGAGCGGCCTGATGTCGGCATTCGCCACCATCGACCCGAAGTACCGCGTGGGCTTCGCCTCCATCAACAACCGCAACACCACGGACATCAACGCGACCGGCCACACCTCCACCATCGGCAACTACACGCTGGCCCAGGTGCAGCCGTTCGGCGATGGCAAGGCCTCGACCCAGCGCGCCAACTTCTGGACCTGGGTGAACGACATCCAGCCCAACAATTCCACGCCACTGCGCGTGGCCCTGGACGCGGTCGGCCAGTACTACCAGTCCGACCAGCCGTGGCTGACCGATCCCCTGTCGTCCAGTTCGGGCGAGTTGGCCTGCCGTGCCTCCTACACCATCCTGACCACGGACGGCTTCTGGAACGAAGACGACAGCCTGGTTTCCGGCATCGGTGATGTCGACGGCGTGGCCGGCAAAACCGTGACCGGCCCGAACCAGCAGAGCTACACCTATGTGCCAGTGCTGCCGTACGCCGACAGCCCGAACACTACCAATTCGACCACGGTGACAAGCACCTACGCGGCCACGCCCACCTGCGATAGCGGCTTCACCTATTCGAGCGCGACCGATCAGTGCACGCGCAAGAACAACACCCCCAGGACGCCGACCTGGACTTGCAGCAACAAGTCGGACAGCCTCGACCTGACGGCAAGGATGTGCACGCACAAGACCACCGTGCCGCCCGTGACCTATTCGAACACGCTGTCCGACGTGGCGATGAAGTACTGGCGCACCGACCTGCGTCCGAATACCAAGAACGAAGTGCCGGTGAACGCCGAGGACAACGCGTTCTGGCAGCACATGACCACCTTCACGCTGGGCCTGGGCTTCCAGCCGTTGTACGCGGACCAGGTCACGCCGATTCCCATGGCCGACGTGTTCAAGTGGGCCCATGGTGATGCGACCAAGGCCATCAGCGGCTTCGCTTGGCCGCAGCCTACCGGTGACTCGATCAACAACATCGCGGACCTGGCGCACGCGGCGGTGAATGGCCATGGCGGCTTCTATTCCGCCACCAGCCCGGAATCGTTCGCTGACGGCCTGAAGGATGCGCTCAAGCGCGCCGCCCAGCGCACGGGTACGGGCGCCAGCCTAGCGGCCAACTCCACGCAGCTGCAGACCGGCACGGTGGCCTATCAGGCCAACTACTACACGGCCTCGTGGAAGGGCGACCTGAAGGCGCTGGCGATCGATGCCACCTCTGGTGCGATCGCCGCCACGCCCAGCTGGTCGGCGGCGAACAAGATGCCGGCGGCATCCGCGCGCACCATCTACACCTACAACCCGGCATCGGCATCCACCGCAGCGCCGAGCGCCGTCGCCTTCAAGGTGGATGGCAGCGGCAACCTGCCGGCACTGTCGTCCACCCAGCTTGCCGCCCTGGGCGGCGATACGGCGTCGCAGGCGGCGATGATCAACTACCTGCGCGGCGACAGCAGCAAGGAAGTGGCCAATGGTGGCAGCTATCGTTCGCGCGATACGTCGCTGGGCGACATCGTCAACTCGCAGCCGGTGTACGTGGGCGCGCCCTCGCCGAATCAGTTCAACAACCAGACGTTCTCCGGTTCGACGACGTTCTCCACCTACGCCAGCGACCAGAAGAACCGCGCGGGGCTGATCTACGTGGCGGCGAACGACGGCATGCTGCACGCATTCAATGCGGGCACCGGCATCGAGGCGTATGCCTATCTGCCGGGCGCGGTGATCGCCAACGGCAGCACCAAGGGCATCAGCGACCTGGCGAACACCGATTACGGCACCACGCTGGCCTTGCCGCACCAGTTCTTCAACGATGGCGAACTGACCGTGGCGGACGTCTATTCGGCCACGGGCAACGGCACCTGGAAGACCGTGCTGGTGGGCACCACCGGACGCGGGCAGGCGAGGGCGGTGTATGCGTTCGACGTGACCGACCCGGCCAACATCCAGTTCCTGTGGGAGCGTTCGGCCAGCGACGGCAACGCGGACGGCAACAGCAAATACATCGGGCAGATGACCGGCAAGCCGGTGATCGCGCAGACCTCCCCGGGCGTGTGGTCCGTGCTGATGGGCAACGGCTACAACAGTGCCGGCGGCGTGGCGGCGCTGCTGCAGTTCAATGTGTTCAGCGGCGCATTGAGTGTGCACCAGACCACCGATACCACCGGCCTCGCCGCGCCGGCGGTATGGATCAGCAACGCCACCTCCGGCATCAGCGACATGGCTTATGCCGGCGACCTCAACGGCAATGTGTGGTCGTTCGCGCTCAATACCGGGCCGACCAATTACACGGCCAGCCCGAACACCAGTGGCACGCTGCTGTTCACGGCCAAAGACGCCAACAACGTCGTGCAGCCGATCACGGGCGGCCTGCTGGTGGGCAAGAACCCGCAAACGCAGGATGTGTGGGTGTTCTTTGGCACCGGCCAATACCTGACCAATGCGGACCTGAGCAACCTCAATCCGCAGAGCTGGTACGGCCTTATCGTGAAATCCGGCGGCACCAACAAGTCGATCGACCAGCAGGCCAAGCAGGATCGCAGTTCCTTGGTGCAGCGCTACATCACCACGGAAACCACGACGACGGATGCGGCTGGCGTCACCACCTCGGTGGCACGCACGGTCACCACGACGGGCGAGGCGGCTTCCATGACGGGCAAGTCGGGCTGGTACATGAACCTGCTGCAGCCTTCGGGCAGCGGCACCTCGACGACCTACAAGAAGCAGGGCGAGCGCATGGTCACGCCCAACCAGTTCCAGGGCAACCTGCTGCTGGGCACGACGCGCATCCCGCAGGCGTCGGACCTATGCGATCCATCTGGCACGGGCTGGGTAATGGCGGTGGATCCATTCACCGGCACCAATCCGCAGTCGAACTTCTTCGATATCAACGGCGACGGCCAGATCAACGCCGGCGACGCGGTCAACGGCAAGCCGGCGGGCGGCATGGCCTTCAGCTCGCTGCCCAACAATCCGATTTTCGTGGGCGGCAACATGTTGATGAGCTTCGACAACGGCACCACCGGCAGCATCAAGACGTCCAGTTCCGGCGCAGGCATGACGCGTGTGTCGTGGCGTGAGCTGATCAATCAATGA